From a region of the Salinispira pacifica genome:
- a CDS encoding zinc ribbon domain-containing protein produces MIQEILNKLQELQDVLAEKYSIENELKNIPKALNTKTELVNRLKKSFVEKNERLESGRAKVQDLRIKMTDAEREREKYEEQIVNINTQREYEALVKEIREASEREQNFRKDLQREQKYLEELQQSIEREESLIQEQEKELTSEQEKIKEESDKRQKLLETLNKQEDEITPGMDEEMVFKFKRIIRSKGGKGIVPLRRSVCTGCNMILPAQFVNDVKAEKDVLFCPYCSMILYHQPEAPEGEDILDFDDNTVLFDDDEEFDDDFSDDFEDKDSDDDEDDDFEEDEDEEEDEDDIEEDDDDFDDDDDVEDDHIEGDGIAEQSLEDVEEEEEDLNDEDLDEE; encoded by the coding sequence ATGATTCAGGAAATATTGAACAAACTTCAGGAACTTCAGGATGTTCTGGCGGAGAAGTACTCCATCGAGAATGAGCTGAAGAATATTCCCAAAGCACTGAATACCAAAACGGAGCTGGTTAACCGGCTGAAAAAATCGTTCGTGGAAAAAAATGAGCGTCTTGAATCAGGCCGGGCCAAGGTTCAGGATTTGCGGATCAAGATGACCGATGCCGAGCGCGAACGGGAAAAGTATGAAGAGCAGATCGTAAACATCAACACCCAGCGGGAGTACGAAGCCCTTGTGAAGGAAATCCGGGAAGCCTCTGAACGCGAACAGAATTTTCGCAAAGATCTGCAAAGGGAACAGAAATACCTGGAAGAACTTCAGCAGAGCATAGAGCGTGAAGAAAGTCTCATTCAGGAACAGGAAAAGGAACTCACTTCCGAGCAGGAGAAGATCAAGGAGGAAAGCGACAAACGTCAGAAACTTCTTGAGACCCTCAATAAACAGGAAGATGAGATAACTCCGGGAATGGATGAGGAAATGGTTTTCAAATTCAAGCGAATTATCCGTTCCAAGGGAGGGAAGGGAATTGTGCCCCTTCGCCGATCTGTTTGTACCGGCTGTAATATGATTCTTCCCGCCCAGTTTGTGAATGACGTTAAGGCCGAGAAGGATGTGCTTTTCTGCCCCTACTGCTCAATGATTCTGTATCATCAGCCTGAAGCACCCGAAGGCGAAGATATTCTCGATTTTGATGATAACACCGTACTGTTTGACGACGATGAAGAATTTGACGACGACTTCAGCGATGATTTCGAGGATAAGGACTCGGATGATGACGAGGATGATGACTTCGAAGAGGATGAAGACGAAGAAGAGGATGAAGACGACATCGAGGAAGACGATGATGACTTTGACGATGATGATGACGTGGAAGATGATCATATCGAAGGTGACGGAATAGCCGAACAGAGTCTTGAAGATGTTGAAGAGGAAGAAGAAGATCTGAATGATGAAGATCTTGATGAAGAGTAA